The genomic region CCGAAGGAGCTCGCCTCGAAAGCGAGTGTGGCGCAAGTCACCGAGGGTTCAAATCCCTCCGCTACCGCTTCGGAAGGGCCCCGTCGAAAGACGGGGCCCTTCGTGCGTTCCGATCGTGCGTTCCGAACTCGCCCTTTCTTGAAAGATTGTCAGATCATCTGCCCGGGTTACACTCTCGGCCGACAACAGGGGTTCCAACAGGCGCAGCCGGCAGACGCACCAGGCAGCAGGCACACGGGGAGGCCGCGATGGCGGTGAATTCGAAGAAGATCGCTGTCTACGCGCTCGTGGTCTTCGTGCTGTACGTGATCATCACCGACCCCAAAAATGCCGCCAAGTACGTCGAGATAGGGTTCGAGGGCATTTCGAACGCCGCTCAGGCCGTCGGGGACTTCATGACGTGGCTCGCCGACGGGGCCCAGAACTAGGAGTGCCCGTGATCCGCCACCTGGTCCTGCTCAAGCTCAACGAGGGTGTCGAGCGCGACGACCCGCGCGTCGTCGAGGGCGTCGCCGCCTTCCGCGCCCTCGGCGGACAGATCCCCGAACTGAAGTTCTGGGAGTGCGAGTGGAACATCACCGACCGGCCCGTCGCGTACGACTTCGCGATCAACTCGGCGGTCGAGGACACGGACGCGCTCAAGCGGTACATCGAGCACCCGGCCCACCAGGCGGGCGTCGCACTGTGGCGGGAGTTCGCCACGTGGGTGATCGCCGACTACGAGTTCTGAGCGCGCCCGGCGCACGCCCCCGGCCCCTCGCCTGAACGGCGGGGGGCCGTTTTGCGCCCCTGAGCCCGCCTCGGGCCCCAACTCACGCTCAACACGGAGTTATGCGGTGCTTGCACACAGTGCACATGTCTTGTGATGCTATGACCGCTTTTGACGGATGAGTTGACGGATGTTGACCGACCCAGAGGTGGAGTTGACCGTGCCGGCCAGTACTGCGCCTCAAGCACCGCCCCAAGAGCCACCGGCTCCACCCTCGACCCCAGCCCCTACCCCAGCCCCAGCCCCTGAACCCGCAGCTCCAGCCCATGAACCCCCGGCCCCGGCTTCCGCTCCAGCCCAGGAGCGCCTTCCCGACCCTCCGGAGGAGAGCCCGCAGCGCCGCCGCGGGGCCGACACCCGGGCCCTCACCCAGGTGCTCTTCGGCGAGCTCAAGAACCTGGAGCCCGGCAGCCCCGAGCACGGCAGGGTGCGCACCGCGCTGATCGAGGCGAACCTCCCGCTGGTGCGGTATGCCGCCGCCCGGTTCCGGTCGCGCAACGAGCCCATGGAGGACGTCGTCCAGGTCGGCACCATCGGGCTGATCAACGCCATCGACCGGTTCGACCCCGACCGGGGCGTGCAGTTCCCGACCTTTGCGATGCCCACGGTGATCGGCGAGATCAAGCGGTACTTCCGCGACAACGTCCGCACGGTCCACGTACCGCGCCGGCTGCACGAGCTGTGGGTCCAGGTGAACAGCGCGACCGAGGACCTCACGACGGCCTTCGGACGCGTACCCACCACCGGCGAGATCGCCGAGCGGCTGCGGATCACCGAGGAGGAGGTCCTGGCC from Streptomyces sp. NBC_00878 harbors:
- a CDS encoding Dabb family protein, whose protein sequence is MIRHLVLLKLNEGVERDDPRVVEGVAAFRALGGQIPELKFWECEWNITDRPVAYDFAINSAVEDTDALKRYIEHPAHQAGVALWREFATWVIADYEF
- a CDS encoding RNA polymerase sigma factor SigF, with amino-acid sequence MLTDPEVELTVPASTAPQAPPQEPPAPPSTPAPTPAPAPEPAAPAHEPPAPASAPAQERLPDPPEESPQRRRGADTRALTQVLFGELKNLEPGSPEHGRVRTALIEANLPLVRYAAARFRSRNEPMEDVVQVGTIGLINAIDRFDPDRGVQFPTFAMPTVIGEIKRYFRDNVRTVHVPRRLHELWVQVNSATEDLTTAFGRVPTTGEIAERLRITEEEVLACIEAGRSYHATSLEAAQEGDGLPGLLDRLGYEDPALDGVEHRDLVRHLLVQLPEREQRILLLRYYSNLTQSQISAELGVSQMHVSRLLARSFARLRSANRIEA